A window of the Streptomyces albireticuli genome harbors these coding sequences:
- a CDS encoding serine/threonine-protein kinase — MAMMRLRREDPRVVGSFRLHRRLGAGGMGVVYLGSDRRGQRVALKVIRPDLAEDQEFRSRFAREVSAARRIRGGCTARLVAADLDADRPWFATQYVPGPSLHDKVNEEGPLSAAQTASIGAALAEGLLAVHDAGVVHRDLKPSNILLSPKGPRIIDFGIAWATGASTLTHVGTAVGSPGFLAPEQVRGAAVTPATDVFALGATLAYASTADSPFGQGSSEVMLYRVVHEEPQLMAVPDALAPLVHACLAKDPEERPSTLQLSLRLKEIAAREAHGLPDSRPPAARQPDRPSGQRAAQYAEQRTERRTLQAPAPRPQAPAPGRHPDQARPPAQRPATGRPPGARRPGSAARGGAARGGAAGGAARGKARPGARTGSGARRPGPDRRLLRQRLTVFVVVTLLVALGIAVAQGCQGPAHSAGEVSRVPVVSVDRVMSVEPVVSVGVDALEARPDGEDAAAAG; from the coding sequence ATGGCGATGATGCGGCTCCGGCGCGAGGACCCGCGAGTCGTCGGCTCGTTCCGGCTCCACCGCCGGCTCGGCGCGGGCGGCATGGGTGTGGTGTACCTCGGCTCCGACCGGCGCGGGCAGCGGGTGGCGCTCAAGGTGATCCGGCCGGACCTGGCCGAGGACCAGGAGTTCCGTTCGCGCTTCGCGCGTGAGGTGTCCGCGGCCCGGCGCATCCGCGGCGGCTGTACGGCACGGCTGGTGGCCGCCGACCTCGACGCGGACCGCCCCTGGTTCGCGACCCAGTACGTACCCGGCCCCTCGCTGCACGACAAGGTGAACGAGGAGGGGCCGCTGTCGGCGGCTCAGACCGCGTCCATCGGGGCCGCGTTGGCCGAGGGTCTGCTCGCCGTGCACGACGCGGGGGTCGTGCACCGCGACCTCAAGCCGTCGAACATCCTGCTGTCCCCCAAGGGCCCCCGGATCATCGACTTCGGCATCGCCTGGGCCACCGGCGCGAGCACCCTGACCCACGTCGGCACGGCGGTCGGCTCCCCCGGCTTCCTCGCGCCCGAACAGGTGCGCGGCGCGGCCGTGACGCCCGCGACGGACGTCTTCGCGCTCGGCGCGACCCTCGCCTACGCCTCGACGGCGGACTCCCCGTTCGGCCAGGGCAGTTCGGAGGTCATGCTCTACCGCGTCGTGCACGAGGAACCTCAGCTCATGGCCGTACCGGACGCGTTGGCGCCGCTGGTGCACGCCTGCCTCGCCAAGGACCCGGAGGAGCGGCCCAGCACCCTCCAGCTGTCCCTGCGGCTGAAGGAGATCGCGGCGCGCGAGGCGCACGGCCTGCCGGACAGCCGGCCCCCCGCCGCCCGTCAGCCTGACCGTCCGTCGGGCCAGCGCGCCGCGCAGTACGCGGAGCAGCGCACCGAGCGGCGCACCCTCCAGGCCCCCGCGCCGCGCCCGCAGGCGCCGGCCCCCGGCCGTCACCCCGACCAGGCCCGGCCCCCGGCCCAGCGCCCCGCGACGGGCCGCCCGCCCGGCGCCCGGCGCCCCGGCTCCGCCGCGCGTGGCGGTGCGGCGCGCGGCGGGGCCGCCGGTGGCGCGGCCCGCGGCAAGGCGCGCCCTGGTGCGCGTACGGGCTCGGGGGCGCGGCGGCCCGGGCCGGACCGGCGGCTGCTGCGGCAGCGGCTGACGGTGTTCGTGGTCGTGACGCTGCTGGTGGCGCTGGGGATCGCGGTGGCCCAGGGGTGTCAGGGACCCGCGCACAGTGCGGGGGAGGTTTCCCGGGTGCCGGTGGTGTCCGTGGACCGTGTGATGTCCGTGGAACCGGTGGTGTCCGTGGGTGTGGACGCTCTTGAGGCCCGGCCCGACGGTGAGGACGCCGCGGCCGCTGGTTAG